The DNA sequence GAGTATGTTTGTGTCCGTTTTCTGGTACTTGTTTGGATTCACTATTCACATTCACTGCAGCTGCTAAACAAGAGAGtgttacactatatatatatacaacaatcCAACATTTAACTTCACTAAAATTTCTAAATTCAAGCATAAAAATTATGATTAAATGAGTCAAgtaatcattaatgaaaatttccATATTAAACACTCTTGTTTATATCAAACACCTCTTTGTAACCACATAGGGCAAGGTAAGCATTAGACACATCACAAATACAATTAAGTTGCCAATTAAATTTGGGTTGGAAACATAAAATaccatttatataaaaaattagaacACAAGATTAAAAAATGATTAGCAAATTTGATTGTTTTCATATTAGATTGTTAAATAATCTTTAATCAAATAAAGCAAAGTGCATCAAATTAAACGAAATCAAATCAACTCAATAAGTAAAATCTTGAAACAATCGAACACtttatacaaataaaaaaagaagaggGGAAACCCAATGTAGCGATCAGTGAAGAGATCGAGTTGGTCGATGAAGGCATAACTTTAGTTTAATTCAAAATCCATTGATTTGAGAAGTTAGTTAAGAGCATTTCtacaaacatatataaattaccGCATAGACAACAAAGGAaccaatgagagagagagagactaccTTGTTCTTCAGTGAGCTTAATCTTGGAAGATCAAATCTTTGTGTAAATTAGTAACCAAATGGATTTGAGGTTTGAGATAGTGAAATGAAGGCACTCAGTTCAGTGCCAGTGGTGAAGCAACCTAGCTATAAGatattctcttttctttttcaagtCGTGTATATAAAGGATAccattaaattcttattaaaaaaaattcaaaattcttatttctcatttatgatttaattaattagattgTTATTTCTCATATTGTATTAGAAGATCTGATAGTTATTACTTGTTGGTGcactttattttgatatttatatgATTTTAACACTTAGTATATTTCACATATTCTTTTTGGAGTTTTATTGAATCCTTAGTTTAAGTAGTTATTAGAGTTTTCTACCATTTTATATAagttaatttagaattttatttcttaaattttgacatgtactaaattatgcttctgaattttttatgttattaattttttttttttgaactattgATATTATTGGATTTGaggattttaatttaatttaattcaattctATTATTATGGTAATTTACTAATTTTTCATATGTTAAATTGTGTTTTCCGAACTTTAATATATTTACAAAATCACATTTtttgaactttaacatgtatcGAATTGTGCCCTTAAATTTTTATTCACGTTGgattttctttaataaaattagacaaagtattccttaaatcaacaatttcaatagtttgaGAGAAATTTTTAACGATTTTAACGTTCAGgagtaaaaatttaaattagctTTATATACTGATATGATGAATTTTAttcgattttttaattaatgattattccattttctctaaaaaaaaatgGAGTAAAAATTGAAACTATTtgatctataaaaaaaaaagaaaagaaaaaaaaattgaaactatttgtgaatttttattttaatccataaaattataaatacacatcaatattaaataaaattaatttttgtatatagtttatgtataaaaaaattatattattaatttcaataataattttcatataattttttaagataatatatatttttatttgtaataagattttaataattttttttattttagttttaatcttaatatttaaaatatattttatttttgttatatatatgtatcttaTAAGAATAagagaagatttttttttttcaaaaactactatatatatttttgtaaaacaaaagttagtatatattaaagatataaattttatataaactaaaaatattattatcttttttttcctagaagaataaaaatattaaattaagtatcATTTTAAGAGTGTAAATAAAActacaaacaataataatacaaatacaATAGCTAATAGTGAATAGTGATTGTGGACACCATAATAGCCTTTTAGTATATCTCCAAAGTTATTGAAAAATCTCTATTAGTTTAGGAATAATAACTATGAAGAAAGCATTGTCCTATTCTAGTTGGGGACCAAGAGAGAAACTCCAAGGTAAAAATCTCTTAGATAAAGAAATGTGAGAGGAAACCAATGTAAACACTTTGATAGGAATTTTGtcgatatatatgtatttggcCTTTGGGATCATCAGAAAACCAGTGTTTATATGATTATGTAAAGAAACAAGAAAATTGAATGAAGCAATTGAGAGGCTCACATGTGGGTCAGATCATATAGTGCCACACACACAAACTCAGCATGTGGGTCACGCGTCCCCATTGCCCatatcacacacacacacaccacACCCGTATGATATCCAACAacccaatccaatctaatataATTCACCGCCAAGTTATTCATGAGTACATAAATgaataacaatcacaacaaaaAGCTTAAAATCAAAATAGTCATTCAAGATTGTTATAATGGGTTCTATCTCTAAAGTTGGTGTTATATTTTCACAGGAAAATAGTTCTATAgctttttttttggataaattATTGGATTTAGATTGTATATGTACTCGTTAAAGTTTAAGATTATTTAGTTAAGGTACatctaattttatcataaaaccaattaacaataaaaaaaaaaaccataaattTACATATGGTGTTATATTTCTACATAGAACTCTAACAAAGATCAAATAACTACAAATTTGTatgatttatattatattttactaaGTGCTTATagaatttttgtaattaaatacaGCATATGTGTGTGactgaaattaaaattattagtaGTCACGTAATAGAATTTAGATTTTAGGCTAGTGAGATTAGTTGAAAATGATCGTAACAGTGTAGATTTTAGTCTGAACTGAACTCAAATCTTTGGAAAGGTGATACTGCCATCTTTTTATTCGTTTAACTTTTCAACAGTTGATCTCTCAAAGTTTTTTTTCTTGGCCAGCTTATCTATTTGCTAGTGTGTCAGATTCCCATGTATCTGTTTTTATGTGAAGTTTGTTTCAATTGCATGTCTTGGGTTTGAATCATTTGAAAGAAATGGAGTTGTGGTGTCAGTTGATAAACTGGGTTAGTAGTTAACATAGTTCATTACAGAAGGAACATATTCATTTGATTCAATCTAAGTATGTAATGGGGAGTGAGTAAAAGAATCTTTGTTTTGGGATGTGGACATTATTGGGCTCAACAACATCCTTGCCTCCTTGGAGTCATATTgataatctatatctaagaacaTTACATTATTTGGAGTTTGCATTTGAGCTTGAGAACTTGAGTCGTCTAATTAAGCAAAAGTAGTGTGGAGTTCAATGACAAGTGGCTTCTGACAATCAATGGAAGTAAGTATAGAACAAAAATTTGTGTTTATAATTTATTCTTGTCCATCATATTCAAACAGCACCAGTGGTCTAGTGGTAGAATAGTACCCTGCCACGGTACAGACCCGGGTTCGATTCCCGGCtggtgcaattttttttttctttttcatttatatgCAAAATAAATTACTCTTGAGTTTTGATGGTTCTTTCATAAAAGGCAGAAGAAGTTCCAACAAGAATAGATAAGGAAAACAGTTTAAAAACCATGCTTTAATGTTGGTGAGTTTCATTTTTAAAACTGTAATTTACCTTCGACTAAGTGGTTGGAGAATAAAATTCAGATACAATCATGAGAAAGTATCAACATTCTGTTAAAAGATGTTAGGAATTAATTGCTTACCTAAAGAAATATTTCCAAGCTTGATAGAATAAATAGAAcactttcaatatatatattgaacttGAATTCAAGTTTAGAATTCTATTAAAGAACAATTATTATAAAGAAAAACAATCTAAATAGCTTTCACTGGCTTTGGTTCATTTGATCAATGGAAGTTTTAACCTACAAATGCTTGATGGCTGTGTGAACAACCTTATAAGAAGTATCCAAAGCCGGGATAATGCCCTCTCACATTATACAAGCTTTACAAAATATAAGTTAAGCCGGCACAACACGCATGTCACTCATATCTTAAGAAATGTTTGGAACCTTATAATTTTCTCATTGATATCAATGAAATGCCAATATTCTAAAACATTAGTGTATCACCCTACAAGCCAGAATGTAATTGAccagaaaatataaaaagagagaagaggaaaaaatatcttattcagGTTGTACaaagttttagattttattaGGAGGGAAAACAGAACATGGGAGAAGAGGGTCATCTAGAATAATACCATCACAATGTAAGGAAAGAACCAGAAAAATAGTAAGTGCAAAAACGTTTGTGTCACCCTGTGAGCTCTTCCATCAAGCCCTGTTCATAGAGTAACATCTTTAAATTTAGTAAAAGATAGAAATATATATGGTTTTCGAAAACAGGGGAGCAGGAAAAGGATCTACCCTTGAGATGAACTGCTCAACATCAGTTCGTTTAAGAAAATGCATTGAGTGCCGAGTGAAATTGGCTATCTTATCATCGCTTAATACTATTCCTTCCCCTATATCATCAAGGACCCTCACTTTAATGTAGGGATCTTTTGGCGGTACCATATCCTGGTTAGATGAGAAACCGAAACCATTATAGTTGATAATGTAAAATAGGCCTTGAATTATGTTAACAAGTTCCATGGAAATGTAATATGTAAGGCTGAACTTGTAAGAACAAGGAACAAACAAGCAGTACTTACCACGGCCAACTCAAGATCGATATTTGACTCATAGGATTTTAAGGATGCATAATGTTTCTTGACATACTCTTCCTCGTAGTGACTGAGCTTCTCTTGAATTTCTTGTGGAAGCACTGGCCCAACCTTCCAAATCAAATTTCGCATAATTTCAGCTCGATTGTATCTACATTGTCATCAAACCATAAGTGCAAAATTAGCTAACTTCTGGGTATCAAAACCAAGCCTCATAAGACCAGCCAGCTTGCAGAAACTGATCTATGAGTAATACAAGACTAAAACATACTAACAGATATGACATTAAGCAGCGTTTGTTGCGAACTAAAGAAAGGTGGTGAATGAGTGACCCATAATGGTCTtcattttttgttgtttgtacaTCCAATTCTTTCTCCTGCATTTTCCTGTTGCAAATCAAACCATTTGAATCTAACAATTAAGTCATCTATCTCATTGTAataataactataaaataaaagaacacAGAATATGTAATCATAGCAACTACTAACATCATGGCAACATTACTTTCAACTTTGTTTCAAACTTTAGGTGTCAAAAGAATCACCTTATCAAGGCTTGAAGTTCAAGATAATGCTGGCTACATTCTGCAATTACTTGATCAAATAGGTCACTCTGCATTTTCAAAGTGCATAAACCAAATTTAGGCGTTTCTATAAGACAAAAGAGAAAAAGTTCTAAGGTATTTGCCTCAAATTTCTTTGTGTATCAAGTACAACAATATTAGTTAAATGAAATGCTGATCAGATCAACTTTGAGATgggaaaaaaaaagataagctTAATTTAAATGGTTGATGTTTTCTATATGAGTAAACACCGTTGTGGAACAAAATTCTTCAAATAGAACCCAATCGCATGTCAATTGAATTGTTCCAAGTTCCAAATCGTTCTCAAACCGTATTATAAATTAGCATAAACCATACAATATGAGTGAATCTCAAAATTTCAATCCTATTACGTTTAAATTCAAGTCCTTCCGGAAACGACCCATTGTCAAAATCatcataataacaataataataaagaagaggATAACTTGGGACTTACATTGAAGGGCGTAAGCTGGCCTTTTTCTCCTGTTGAAAATTCTCTAACCAGTTGGCACGCCTTTCTGCCGTACATCTCCGAAACGAGGTGGAAGCTGAAAATTCAAAAGTATTGCGGCAACAAATTGAATAATGTAAGTGAATTCGAAACATAAAGACATCAAATTACACTAACCAAATATGGAGCACAGACAGAACTCGCGGGATTTCAACTCTTCAGATCCTGAGAATACTCTTATTTCATGAAATCACCACCAACACAAAAATCCGATTTTGTAATTTCATCTTATTTGATTCTAACAGTCTAGAAATACAAGTCTTAAAATGGAGGAAGGAATGCTATGCTCAACGTACAAACGGATATATGTAACATCATAAATTATGACCAAAAAAgagaacaataaataataatgtaatttcCCATCTCAACATTATACCTGAACTTATGCTAAAAGATCTAAATTATTATAATGATCATGGTCATGATCATGATACCATGACCGTGAGGGCTACTAATCAGAAAACAGAGCATAGCAAAGTtaagaaaaagaacaaaaattgGAAGCCTACTCCAACTAGCATTTAACCCAGAAAAAGGAAATGGGCTGAGAGGAGAACACCTAATTTCtatttctataataattcagtagatttcaaatttcaaagatCTTAATTATTACAActagaaaaaattgaaaactccACATTTCCTTCCACCGAGAGGATCCATGTAATAATCCAAAATCTCAATCTTTGTATCATTTCTAGCTCAAGGAATGGAACCATTTGAATTACCCATTAATCCATTTGAAAAATGCAAGAAGATGAAAGGAAATTGGGGATAAAGCTTCGTGAGTTAATTTCAcgcatgtatgtatgtatataataaatataatatatatacagagagagagagagagagagagagagagagagagagagagagagatacctTCTTCAAcgaattgaaggaagaagatgaaTGAGCAGAGATAGGGCTTTGACAGTCGATTTTGTTAGAGTGAGTTTTAGTGTTTGGTGAAAGGGAAAATAGGGTAGAAAATGGACTCTGAAATGGTTCTAGGGTTTTAGCGGGATCTTTCTTAGAAAATACGCGCCAAAGGTTACGCTCATTTTGAAATTACTAACAGCAATGCAATTTTATAATTTGCTTCCGTTAAAATTAACGGCAAAAGTAACAAAGTTAAGTGCTAACGTTGTTGTGTCTTGCACCGTTAGAAAaggttttatttttctcttcatttttttttttcaattccattTTCATCACTTCCATCTTCagactaattaatatttttccaAATCAAACATCCAAAAGCATTTTAAAGAAAAACTACTGAAATTGTCCAAAACCAAAACTATTGTCGGTTAATActttgtgtttttttaaaatattataaaaaaaattctatttcgtttaaaattaaaaattattttaaaatgattAACGACACTAAGTAGTCATTCAGATTAATGTAGGATATTACAGTGCTCTTCCCAAGTGAACTCTTTCTAATGGCTTTTCCCTTTAGTCATTTTTTGACGATTTGAGCCAACCTTAAATGTGTCCGAACCTTAAGTAACAAAGTTAAGTGCTAACGTTGTTGAATCTTGCACCGTTAACATAGAAaaggttttatttttttcttcatttttattttcaattccaTTTCCATTCACTTCCATCTTCAGACTAATCATATTTTTCCAAAGTCAAACATCCAAAAGCAGTTATATCAATATTACATTTACATACAGAAAACATTTTTATTTgttcaaataattttaattaatttgctttttttttaaaaaaaatattataaaataaattatgtttcatttaaaattaaaaactattttaaaaattattaaagacACTAAGTAGTCATTCAGACTAACGTAGGATATTACAGTGCTCTTCCCAAGTGAATTCTTTCTAATGGCTTTTCCCTTTAGTTATTTTTTGACGATTTGAGCGAACCTTAAATGTGTGCAAATCCACACATAAGCTAGAAGTTGATATTCCAAATGAGCTAAGTTGGGACCAAGACTAGCTTTTTTTGTTGCACCATGACCAATATGCTGGTCACAAAGAGCCATTTCTGATACAACAAGAGTCTCAGCTAAGTAGTTCATCTACATACCATCTTAACTTTAGATGTCAAGTCGCCTGAAATAACAAGCTTCAAACAATAACTGTACATGCATAAATTAAGTTCTAATTGACATTTACCTAATGATCAGGCAACTAAGCCCGACTCATCACTTTCAGGGACTACAATGTCAAGCCTCATCATGGGTTTGTACCTCTCAGGAATCTTTGCACCACCCTGCAAGCACAGTTCAACCACAGCAGGGGCCTTACCATAGAATCTCTTAAGTGCACTTCTCAAGGGAGGGCCTTTGGGATCTTTAACATGCCACACATAATTTGGAGGGAAAACTTCATCCA is a window from the Cannabis sativa cultivar Pink pepper isolate KNU-18-1 chromosome 1, ASM2916894v1, whole genome shotgun sequence genome containing:
- the LOC115705342 gene encoding uncharacterized protein LOC115705342, which encodes MYGRKACQLVREFSTGEKGQLTPFNSDLFDQVIAECSQHYLELQALIRKMQEKELDVQTTKNEDHYGSLIHHLSLVRNKRCLMSYLYNRAEIMRNLIWKVGPVLPQEIQEKLSHYEEEYVKKHYASLKSYESNIDLELAVDMVPPKDPYIKVRVLDDIGEGIVLSDDKIANFTRHSMHFLKRTDVEQFISRGLMEELTG